One window of the Eucalyptus grandis isolate ANBG69807.140 chromosome 8, ASM1654582v1, whole genome shotgun sequence genome contains the following:
- the LOC120287673 gene encoding amino acid permease 4-like encodes MGESAATKNNQNHHHHHHHHQVRDMSIEILPQSVSNCFDSFDDDGRLKRTGTLWTASAHIITAVIGSGVLSLAWAIAQLGWIAGPAVMFLFSFVSYYTSCLLSDCYRAGDPVSGKRNYTYMDSVRSILGGAKVKACGFIQYFNLFGIAIGYTIAASISMMAIKRSNCFHESNGENPCHMSSTPYMIMFGITEILLSQIPDFDQIWWLSIVAAVMSFTYSSIGLALGIAQVAANGSFKGSLTGISVGAVTETQKIWRSFQALGDIAFAYSFSVILIEIQDTVRSPPSEAKTMKKATFLSTAVTTTFYMLCGCMGYAAFGDAAPGNLLTGFGFYNPFWLLDIANAAIVIHLVGAYQVYCQPIFAFVEKQAAQRWPDSEFIAREIKIPVPGLGQYNMNLFRLVWRTIFVTLTTVISMLLPFFNDVVGILGALGFWPLTVYFPVEMYIKQKQIPRWSTRWLCLQVLSMACLVISIMAAAGSIAGVMLDLKSYQPFKTSY; translated from the exons ATGGGTGAGAGCGCTGCCACCAAGAACAACcaaaaccaccaccaccaccaccaccaccaccaagttCGTGACATGTCCATTGAAATTCTTCCTCAGAGTGTCTCCAATTGCTTCGACTCCTTTGATGACGACGGCCGCCTCAAACGCACCG GGACGTTATGGACGGCGAGTGCACACATAATAACAGCTGTGATAGGATCGGGAGTGCTTTCACTGGCATGGGCCATTGCTCAGCTAGGGTGGATTGCTGGCCCAGCTGTGatgttcttattttcctttgtgaGCTACTACACGTCTTGCCTCCTCTCTGATTGCTACCGCGCTGGTGACCCCGTCTCCGGCAAGCGTAATTACACTTACATGGACTCTGTTCGCTCGATTCTCG GTGGAGCAAAGGTAAAAGCATGTGgttttattcaatatttcaaCCTATTCGGAATTGCCATCGGCTATACCATTGCAGCATCTATCAGCATGAT GGCGATAAAACGTTCGAATTGCTTCCACGAGAGTAATGGGGAGAACCCGTGCCACATGTCGAGCACTCCGTACATGATCATGTTCGGCATCACAGAGATTCTGCTGTCCCAGATTCCGGATTTCGATCAAATATGGTGGCTTTCTATTGTGGCTGCTGTCATGTCCTTCACTTACTCTTCAATTGGTCTCGCCCTAGGAATTGCCCAAGTTGCAG CTAATGGAAGTTTCAAGGGTAGTCTTACCGGAATAAGCGTTGGAGCTGTGACTGAAACCCAAAAGATATGGAGGAGTTTCCAAGCTCTCGGAGATATTGCCTTTGCATACTCATTTTCTGTCATCCTTATCGAAATTCAG GACACCGTCAGATCCCCACCATCAGAAGCAAAGACCATGAAGAAGGCTACTTTTCTGAGCACGGCGGTGACAACGACTTTCTACATGCTCTGTGGCTGCATGGGCTATGCTGCTTTTGGTGATGCCGCTCCAGGAAATCTTCTGACCGGCTTCGGTTTCTACAACCCATTCTGGCTTCTTGATATTGCCAATGCTGCTATTGTGATCCATCTTGTTGGAGCATACCAAGTATACTGCCAGCCGATTTTTGCCTTCGTTGAGAAACAGGCCGCTCAGAGATGGCCTGATAGTGAGTTCATCGCCAGAGAGATAAAGATCCCGGTACCAGGCTTGGGCCAATACAATATGAACCTCTTTAGGCTTGTTTGGAGGACGATTTTCGTGACCTTGACCACCGTGATATCAATGCTACTCCCGTTCTTCAACGATGTCGTGGGGATCCTTGGTGCCTTGGGATTTTGGCCTCTAACGGTCTATTTTCCCGTCGAGATGTACATTAAACAGAAACAAATCCCCAGATGGAGCACCAGATGGTTATGCCTCCAAGTGCTGAGCATGGCCTGTCTTGTGATATCAATCATGGCAGCTGCGGGCTCGATCGCAGGAGTTATGCTCGACCTTAAGAGTTATCAGCCATTCAAGACGAGCTACTAA